From Rhinolophus sinicus isolate RSC01 linkage group LG15, ASM3656204v1, whole genome shotgun sequence, the proteins below share one genomic window:
- the CHD3 gene encoding chromodomain-helicase-DNA-binding protein 3 isoform X1: MASPLRDEEEEEEEMVVSEEEEEEEEEGDEEEEEVEAADEDYEEDDDEGVLGRRPGHDRGRDRHSPPGCHLFPPPPPPPPLPPPPPPPPPPPDKDDIRLLPSALGVKKRKRGPKKQKENKPGKPRKRKKLDSEEEFGSERDEYREKSESGGSEYGTGPGRKRRRKHREKKEKKTKRRKKGEGDGGQKQVEQKSSATLLLTWGLEDVEHVYSEEDYHTLTNYKAFSQFMRPLIAKKNPKIPMSKMMTILGAKWREFSANNPFKGSAAAVAAAAAAAAAAVAEQVSAAVSPATPIAPPGPPTLPTPPATDIQPPPIRRAKTKEGKGPGHKRRSKSPRVPDGRKKLRGKKMAPLKIKLGLLAGKRKKGGSYVFQSDEGPEAEAEESDLDSGSVHSASGRPDGPIRTKKLKRGRPGRKKKKVLGCPAVAGEEEVDGYETDHQDYCEVCQQGGEIILCDTCPRAYHLVCLDPELDRAPEGKWSCPHCEKEGVQWEAKEEEEEYEEEGEEEGEKEEEDDHMEYCRVCKDGGELLCCDACISSYHIHCLNPPLPDIPNGEWLCPRCTCPVLKGRVQKILHWRWGEPPVAMPAPPQADGNPDAPPPRPLQGRSEREFFVKWVGLSYWHCSWAKELQLEIFHLVMYRNYQRKNDMDEPPPLDYGSGEDDGKSDKRKVKDPHYAEMEEKYYRFGIKPEWMTVHRIINHSVDKKGNYHYLVKWRDLPYDQSTWEEDEMNIPEYEDHKQSYWRHRELIMGEDPAQPRKYKKKKKELQGDGPPSSPTNDPTVKYETQPRFITATGGTLHMYQLEGLNWLRFSWAQGTDTILADEMGLGKTIQTIVFLYSLYKEGHTKGPFLVSAPLSTIINWEREFQMWAPKFYVVTYTGDKDSRAIIRENEFSFEDNAIKGGKKAFKMKREAQVKFHVLLTSYELITIDQAALGSIRWACLVVDEAHRLKNNQSKFFRVLNGYKIDHKLLLTGTPLQNNLEELFHLLNFLTPERFNNLEGFLEEFADISKEDQIKKLHDLLGPHMLRRLKADVFKNMPAKTELIVRVELSPMQKKYYKYILTRNFEALNSRGGGNQVSLLNIMMDLKKCCNHPYLFPVAAMESPKLPSGAYEGGALIKASGKLMLLQKMLRKLKEQGHRVLIFSQMTKMLDLLEDFLDYEGYKYERIDGGITGALRQEAIDRFNAPGAQQFCFLLSTRAGGLGINLATADTVIIFDSDWNPHNDIQAFSRAHRIGQANKVMIYRFVTRASVEERITQVAKRKMMLTHLVVRPGLGSKAGSMSKQELDDILKFGTEELFKDENEGENKEEDSSVIHYDNEAIARLLDRNQDATEDTDVQNMNEYLSSFKVAQYVVREEDKIEEIEREIIKQEENVDPDYWEKLLRHHYEQQQEDLARNLGKGKRVRKQVNYNDAAQEDQDNQSEYSVGSEEEDEDFDERPEGRRQSKRQLRNEKDKPLPPLLARVGGNIEVLGFNTRQRKAFLNAVMRWGMPPQDAFTTQWLVRDLRGKTEKEFKAYVSLFMRHLCEPGADGSETFADGVPREGLSRQQVLTRIGVMSLVKKKVQEFEHINGRWSMPELMPDPSADSKRSSRASSPTKTSPTTPEASATNSPCTSKPATPAPSEKGDGMRTPLEKDEAENQEKPEKNSKTGEKIETEADNPSPALSFGERLEPRKIPLEDEVPGVPGEMEPEPGYRGDREKSATESTPGERGEEKPLDGQEHRERPEGETGDLGKRAEDVKGDRELRPGPPRDEPRSNGRREEKAEKPRFMFNIADGGFTELHTLWQNEERAAISSGKLNEIWHRRHDYWLLAGIVLHGYARWQDIQNDAQFAIINEPFKTEANKGNFLEMKNKFLARRFKLLEQALVIEEQLRRAAYLNLSQEPAHPAMALHARFAEAECLAESHQHLSKESLAGNKPANAVLHKGKGRGGPARGRAHNAASEPAGGVAERHEGGRDAPAGHAVPNTPHRSPPADVRAQHPQPAGQQGHRTSPHTGLPPGSLRYTSGVRGSLQRRSRRGPGRRRRQLQPDACRVLHHSRHQRPSSAGEEGEGNGGGIGVRRAGSEGAPSRGGDLYRRLTGSQACPSPRPRARGRPPAQALGPAANPPPSPPLGPPLG; the protein is encoded by the exons ATGGCTTCCCCTCTGagggacgaggaggaggaggaggaggagatggtggtgtcggaggaggaagaagaggaggaagaagagggcgacgaggaggaggaggaggtggaggcgGCCGACGAGGACTATGAGGAGGACGACGACGAGGGAGTACTCGGGCGCCGGCCGGGCCACGACCGGGGCCGCGACCGCCACAGCCCCCCCGGCTGCCACCTcttcccgccgccgccgccgccgccgcctctgcccccgccgccgccgccgccgccccctccGCCAG ATAAGGATGACATTCGGCTGCTGCCTTCAGCATTGGGTGTGAAGAAGAGAAAACGAGGACCCAAGAAGCAGAAGGAGAACAAGCCAGGAAAACCCCGAAAACGCAAGAAGCTT gaCAGTGAGGAGGAATTTGGCTCTGAGCGAGATGAGTACCGGGAGAAGTCAGAGAGTGGAGGCAGTGAATATGGAACCGGACCAGGTCGGAAAAGGAGACGGAAGCATcgagaaaaaaaggagaagaagacaAAGCGGcggaaaaagggggagggagatggaggaCAAAAG CAGGTAGAACAGAAGTCATCGGCAACTCTGCTTCTGACCTGGGGCCTAGAGGACGTGGAGCATGTGTACTCTGAGGAGGATTACCACACACTCACCAACTACAAAGCCTTTAGCCAGTTCATGAG GCCCCTAATTGCTAAGAAGAATCCTAAGATCCCAATGTCTAAGATGATGACCATCCTTGGGGCCAAGTGGAGAGAGTTCAGCGCCAATAACCCCTTCAAGGGGTCGGCAGCTGCTGTCGCAGCAGCGGCTGCAGCAGCGGCTGCAGCTGTAGCTGAGCAGGTGTCAGCTGCTGTCTCACCGGCCACCCCCATAGCACCGCCCGGACCCCCCACCCTTCCAACGCCCCCTGCTACTGATATTCAGCCCCCACCCATCCGAAGAGCCAAAACCAAAGAGGGCAAAG GTCCAGGCCATAAGAGGCGGAGTAAGAGCCCCAGAGTACCTGATGGACGCAAGAAGCTTCGGGGAAAGAAGATGGCACCACTCAAAATCAAACTAGGGCTGCTGGCTGgcaagaggaagaagggaggctCA TATGTTTTTCAGAGTGATGAGGGCCCTGAAGCAGAGGCCGAGGAGTCAGATCTGGACAGTGGTAGTGTCCACAGTGCCTCAGGCCGGCCTGATGGCCCTATCCGAACCAAGAAACTAAAGAGAGGCCGgccaggaaggaaaaagaagaaag TCCTGGGCTGTCCTGCAGTGGCCGGGGAGGAGGAGGTTGATGGCTACGAGACGGATCACCAGGATTACTGTGAGGTGTGCCAGCAGGGTGGGGAAATTATTCTGTGCGACACCTGCCCTCGTGCCTACCACCTCGTCTGCCTTGATCCTGAGCTTGACCGGGCTCCTGAGGGCAAATGGAGTTGCCCCCACTGT GAGAAGGAGGGGGTACAATGGGAGgctaaggaggaggaggaagaatatgaagaggaaggagaggaagaaggggagaaggaggaagaagacgATCACATGGAATACTGCCGCGTGTGCAAGGATGGTGGGGAGCTCTTGTGCTGTGATGCTTGCATCTCCTCCTACCACATTCATTGTCTGAACCCACCCCTGCCTGACATCCCCAACGGTGAATGGCTGTGTCCCCGATGCACA TGTCCTGTGCTGAAAGGCCGTGTGCAGAAGATCCTGCATTGGCGATGGGGGGAGCCCCCAGTGGCAATGCCAGCCCCCCCACAGGCAGATGGGAATCCAGATGCCCCACCTCCTCGTCCTCTTCAAGGCAGATCAGAGCGAGAATTCTTTGTCAAGTGGGTAGGACTGTCATACTGGCACTGCTCCTGGGCCAAGGAGCTTCAG CTGGAAATCTTCCACTTGGTAATGTACCGAAACTACCAACGGAAGAATGACATGGATGAGCCCCCACCCCTGGACTATGGCTCTGGTGAGGACGATGGGAAGAGTGACAAGCGCAAGGTGAAAGATCCGCACTATGCCGAGATGGAGGAGAAGTACTATCGTTTTGGCATCAAACCAGAGTGGATGACCGTCCACCGTATTATCAACCACAG TGTGGATAAAAAGGGGAATTACCACTATCTAGTAAAATGGAGGGACTTGCCATATGACCAGTCCACCTGGGAGGAAGATGAAATGAACATCCCTGAATATGAAGACCATAAGCAAAGCTACTGGAGACACCG GGAACTAATTATGGGGGAGGACCCCGCCCAGCCCCGCAAgtataagaagaagaagaaggagctACAGGGTGATGGGCCTCCCAGTTCTCCTACTAATGAC CCTACAGTGAAATATGAGACTCAGCCACGGTTTATCACAGCCACTGGAGGCACACTGCACATGTATCAGCTGGAAGGGTTGAATTGGCTACGCTTCTCATGGGCCCAGGGCACTGACACCATTCTGGCTGATGAGATGGGGCTGGGCAAGACCATACAAACCATCGTCTTCCTCTACTCACTCTATAAGGAG GGCCACACAAAAGGTCCTTTCCTGGTGAGTGCCCCACTCTCTACCATCATTAACTGGGAGCGGGAGTTCCAGATGTGGGCACCCAAGTTCTATGTGGTGACGTACACGGGTGACAAGGACAGCCGGGCCATCATTCGTGAGAATGAGTTTTCCTTTGAAGACAACGCCATCAAAGGTGGCAAGAAAGCTTTTAAGATGAAG AGGGAGGCACAGGTGAAGTTCCACGTTCTCCTGACATCGTATGAGCTGATCACCATTGATCAGGCAGCACTTGGCTCCATCCGTTGGGCCTGCCTCGTGGTAGATGAGGCCCATCGGCTCAAAAACAACCAGTCCAAG tttttcaggGTCCTCAATGGCTACAAGATAGATCATAAGTTGCTGCTGACAGGGACTCCATTGCAAAATAATCTGGAGGAGCTCTTCCATCTGTTGAACTTCCTCACCCCAGAGAGATTTAA CAAcctggagggcttcctggaggagtttGCTGACATATCCAAAGAAGACCAGATTAAAAAACTGCATGATTTACTGGGGCCACATATGCTACGTAGGCTCAAGGCTGATGTCTTTAAGAACATGCCAGCCAAGACAGAGCTCATCGTTCGAGTGGAGCTAAGCCCCATGCAGAA GAAATACTACAAGTATATCCTGACTCGAAATTTTGAGGCCTTGAATTCCCGAGGCGGTGGGAACCAAGTGTCGCTGCTCAACATCATGATGGATCTTAAGAAGTGCTGCAACCATCCATACCTCTTTCCTGTGGCTGCTATG GAGTCCCCAAAACTCCCCAGTGGGGCCTATGAGGGTGGGGCACTTATTAAGGCATCTGGGAAGCTCATGCTGCTGCAGAAGATGCTACGGAAGCTGAAGGAGCAAGGACACAGAGTGCTCATCTTCTCACAG ATGACCAAGATGTTAGACTTGCTAGAGGACTTCTTAGACTATGAAGGCTACAAGTATGAGCGCATTGATGGTGGCATCACTGGTGCCCTGAGGCAGGAGGCCATCGATCGATTTAATG CTCCTGGggcccagcaattctgcttcctCCTGTCCACCCGAGCTGGGGGCTTGGGCATCAATCTGGCCACTGCTGACACTGTCATCATCTTCGATTCTGACTGGAACCCCCATAATGACATCCAG GCCTTTAGCCGTGCTCATCGGATCGGCCAGGCCAACAAAGTGATGATTTACCGGTTTGTGACTCGCGCATCAGTGGAAGAGCGAATCACACAAGTGGCCAAGAGAAAGATGATGCTGACACATCTGGTGGTACGGCCTGGGCTGGGCTCCAAAGCGGGCTCCATGTCTAAGCAGGAGCTGGATGACATCCTCAAATTTGGCACTGAGGAACTATTTAAGGATGAAAACGAGG GGGAGAATAAGGAAGAGGACAGCAGTGTGATTCATTATGACAATGAGGCCATTGCTCGGCTATTGGACCGGAACCAGGATGCAACTGAGGACACCGATGTGCAGAACATGAACGAATATCTCAGTTCTTTCAAGGTGGCCCAGTATGTGGTGCGGGAGGAAGACAAG ATTGAGGAGATCGAACGAGAGATCATCAAGCAGGAGGAGAACGTGGATCCTGACTACTGGGAGAAGCTGCTGAGGCATCACTATGAGCAACAGCAGGAAGACCTAGCCCGGAATCTTGGCAAGGGCAAGCGGGTTCGCAAGCAAGTTAACTACAATGATGCTGCTCAGGAGGACCAAG ACAACCAGTCAGAGTACTCAGTGGGATCAGAAGAGGAGGATGAAGACTTTGATGAACGTCCTGAAG GGCGTCGACAGTCAAAGAGGCAGCTCCGGAATGAAAAGGATAAGCCACTGCCTCCACTGCTGGCTCGAGTTGGGGGCAACATTGAG GTGTTGGGGTTCAATACCCGTCAGCGGAAGGCTTTCCTCAATGCTGTCATGCGCTGGGGGATGCCACCACAGGATGCTTTCACCACTCAGTGGCTGGTGCGGGACCTAAGAGGCAAGACGGAGAAGGAGTTCAA GGCCTATGTGTCTTTGTTCATGCGCCATCTTTGTGAGCCCGGAGCAGATGGCTCTGAAACGTTTGCTGACGGGGTCCCTCGGGAGGGCCTGAGTCGCCAGCAAGTGTTGACCCGCATTGGAGTCATGTCTCTCGTCAAGAAGAAG gTACAGGAGTTTGAGCACATCAATGGGCGCTGGTCGATGCCTGAGCTGATGCCCGACCCCAGTGCTGACTCGAAGCGCTCCTCCAGAGCTTCCTCTCCTACTAAAACATCTCCTACAACCCCTGAGGCTTCCGCTACAAACAGTCCTTGCACCTCTAAGCCTG CTACTCCAGCTCCAAGTGAGAAAGGAGATGGCATGAGGACACCACTTGAGAAGGATGAAGCTGAAAACCAGGAGAAGCCAGAGAAGAATAGCAAAACTGGGGAGAAGATAGAGACAGAG GCTGATAACCCCAGCCCAGCCCTATCGTTCGGAGAGCGACTAGAGCCAAGGAAGATTCCTCTAGAGGATGAGGTGCCAGGGGTACCTGGAGAGATGGAGCCTGAACCTGGGTACCGGGGGGACAGAGAGAAGTCAG CCACAGAGTCGACGCCaggagagaggggggaggagAAGCCATTGGATGGACAAGAACACAGGGAGAGGCCGGAGGGGGAAACGGGGGATTTGGGCAAGAGAG CAGAAGATGTAAAAGGGGACCGAGAGCTTCGACCTGGTCCTCCTCGAGACGAGCCACGGTCCAATGGGCGACGtgaggagaaggcagagaagcCGCGGTTCATGTTCAATATCGCAGATGGTGGCTTCACAG AGCTTCACACACTGTGGCAGAATGAGGAACGGGCAGCTATTTCCTCGGGGAAACTCAATGAGATCTGGCACCGAAGACATGACTATTGGCTTCTGGCTGGGATTGTCCT CCATGGCTACGCACGATGGCAGGACATCCAGAATGATGCTCAGTTTGCCATTATCAATGAGCCATTTAAAACTGAAGCCAATAAGGGGAACTTTCTGGAgatgaaaaataagtttctggCCCGGAGATTCAAG CTCCTGGAGCAGGCGCTGGTGATTGAGGAGCAGCTTCGGCGGGCGGCCTACCTGAACCTCTCGCAGGAGCCGGCGCACCCCGCCATGGCCCTCCACGCCCGCTTTGCCGAGGCCGAGTGCCTGGCTGAGAGCCACCAGCACCTCTCCAAGGAGTCGCTGGCGGGGAACAAGCCAGCCAACGCCGTACTGCACAAGGGTAAGGGCCGCGGCGGCCCCGCGCGGGGGAGGGCCCACAACGCTGC TTCTGAACCAGCTGGAGGAGTTGCTGAGCGACATGAAGGCGGACGTGACGCGCCTGCCGGCCACGCTGTCCCGAATACCCCCCATCGCAGCCCGCCTGCAGATGTCCGAGCGCAGCATCCTCAGCCGGCTGGCCAGCAAGGGCACAGAACCTCACCCCACACCG GCCTTCCCCCCGGGTCCCTACGCTACACCTCCGGGGTACGGGGCAGCCTTCAGCGCCGCTCCCGTAGGGGCCCTGGCCGCCGCAGGCGCCAATTACAGCCAGATGCCTGCAGGGTCCTTCATCACAG CCGCCACCAACGGCCCTCCAGTGCTggtgaagaaggagaaggaaatggtGGGGGCATTGGTGTCAGACGGGCTGGATCGGAAGGAGCCCCGAGCCGGGGAGGTGATCTGTATAGACGACTGACTGGATCCCAGGCGTGCCCTTCACCCAGGCCCCGTGCCCGAGGCCGACCCCCAGCTCAGGCTTTGGGGCCTGCTGCCAATCCTCCGCCTTCCCCACCCCTTGGGCCACCACTGGGCTAG